One window of Bacillus sp. THAF10 genomic DNA carries:
- a CDS encoding DUF4430 domain-containing protein, whose amino-acid sequence MKNKRWNKYFAFVLSILLAFTLILPSNIAAQENSNTEGSVTISVEKFTLGQGYFTEPITIPLYEGETVGHIVARVLGSGNYNKGKDSESIVYLANIRDNDSSPVTIPQYILDEAGTIEPKQDPEWLGEFDYTWMSGWMYLVDNEMAPVGMSQYDPEDGDVIRLQFSVHGWGADIGFGWDGSYIDAADKDALTAKVAEVNSHPDKAALLSNTMVSKAYQHAYDVLEDMESSQTSVNQALEDLHTALVLSAVDKSELNSALTTANENIKSVKVSEDGAQVHPSDHWVTQAAHSAYAQTIEVAKAVEENQQAFQPEVNSTLQALTTATNTFNTAKKSGTKAEANTFTLADIEAAINKAVAQILSSGVNSEWEAIGIARSGEKVPISYYEDYFLTNIENQIKSASRKKITDIERLTIASSALGIEATDVDGINLVEQIYSSADWPSGADSMTAQGINGPIFALIALDSHDYEVPGDARWTREKLVDYILQKQNPDGSWSLFGTSPSYDLTAMALIALAPHQEGEKVQAAIELAGTFLSEKQGESGGYDDPWNGGVSSETTSQMIIALSSLGMDPTSEGFTKKANNLITNLMTFQHEDGGFKHLVKDTYANGMATEQALQALIAYKLFLKDEGRLYQFKKEIQETIEVTPVIENGTTTLNVENVTQLADQGKIVVQLSTDTVKVQIPTALLNVLLEKNASIELVADEVKLVVPVPVFAKDADGSIVINKLADDEKSYSNVYDFSLVQFDKKMESFKENPVTMSFKLTKAQDDERLAIFYQDEEAEQWMKLGGEQQGAYFTGKTEHFSAFAVYAEDEWTEENDQEEENPTTPPSSEETEEEKEEKPPASNEKEEEQNAGNKQENNKTGNKLPLTATTVFQFIWIGLLMVLLGTGVFFYYRKKQLVH is encoded by the coding sequence ATGAAAAACAAAAGGTGGAATAAATATTTTGCGTTCGTTTTAAGTATTTTACTTGCTTTTACATTAATTTTACCAAGCAATATTGCAGCTCAAGAAAATAGTAACACGGAGGGGTCTGTTACCATTTCTGTAGAAAAATTCACCTTGGGTCAGGGGTATTTTACAGAGCCTATAACTATACCTTTATACGAAGGAGAAACAGTTGGTCACATCGTTGCAAGAGTACTAGGAAGTGGCAATTACAATAAGGGCAAGGATTCAGAGAGTATCGTTTACCTTGCAAACATTAGAGATAATGATTCAAGTCCCGTTACCATTCCGCAATACATTTTAGATGAGGCTGGTACGATTGAGCCAAAACAGGATCCAGAATGGTTAGGAGAGTTTGACTATACGTGGATGTCAGGCTGGATGTATCTTGTGGACAATGAAATGGCTCCAGTTGGTATGTCTCAGTATGATCCAGAAGACGGAGATGTTATCCGCCTGCAATTTAGTGTTCATGGATGGGGTGCAGATATAGGGTTTGGCTGGGATGGATCCTATATCGATGCAGCAGATAAAGACGCTTTAACTGCAAAAGTAGCAGAAGTTAACAGTCATCCTGATAAGGCGGCATTATTATCAAATACGATGGTTTCAAAGGCGTATCAGCATGCCTATGATGTCTTGGAGGATATGGAAAGTAGCCAGACAAGTGTAAATCAAGCGCTTGAAGACCTTCATACCGCGCTGGTTTTGTCCGCTGTCGATAAGTCGGAGTTAAACTCCGCGCTTACGACTGCAAACGAAAACATTAAGAGTGTGAAAGTTAGTGAAGACGGAGCACAAGTGCATCCATCGGATCATTGGGTTACGCAAGCAGCACACTCAGCGTATGCTCAGACGATAGAGGTAGCAAAGGCTGTTGAGGAGAATCAGCAGGCCTTTCAGCCAGAAGTAAACTCTACGTTACAAGCATTAACTACTGCAACCAACACCTTTAATACAGCAAAAAAGAGTGGAACAAAAGCTGAAGCTAACACATTTACGCTTGCTGACATCGAAGCTGCGATAAACAAAGCGGTAGCTCAAATTCTTTCATCTGGCGTTAACAGTGAATGGGAGGCTATTGGCATTGCTCGATCTGGTGAAAAGGTTCCTATTAGTTATTATGAGGATTACTTTTTAACCAATATTGAAAATCAAATAAAATCTGCTAGTAGAAAAAAAATTACCGACATTGAACGATTAACGATTGCCTCAAGTGCGTTAGGAATAGAAGCAACTGACGTAGATGGAATCAATTTAGTAGAGCAGATTTACAGCAGTGCGGATTGGCCAAGTGGTGCGGATTCCATGACTGCTCAAGGGATTAATGGTCCTATATTTGCCCTGATCGCTTTGGATAGCCACGATTATGAGGTCCCAGGTGATGCAAGATGGACAAGAGAAAAGCTAGTAGACTATATTCTGCAAAAGCAAAATCCTGATGGCAGCTGGTCATTATTCGGGACTTCTCCGAGCTATGATTTAACAGCGATGGCCCTAATCGCACTTGCACCACACCAAGAAGGGGAGAAGGTACAAGCAGCGATTGAGCTTGCAGGAACATTTTTATCAGAGAAACAAGGTGAAAGCGGAGGATATGATGACCCATGGAATGGTGGTGTATCTAGTGAAACAACCTCTCAAATGATCATCGCTCTTTCCAGTCTTGGAATGGATCCAACCTCTGAAGGGTTTACAAAGAAAGCAAACAATCTTATCACCAATTTGATGACATTCCAGCATGAAGATGGAGGATTTAAACACCTTGTTAAAGATACATACGCAAATGGGATGGCTACAGAACAAGCGTTGCAAGCCTTAATAGCTTACAAGCTTTTCTTAAAGGATGAAGGCAGATTATATCAGTTTAAAAAAGAGATACAAGAAACGATCGAAGTTACTCCGGTTATCGAAAATGGAACTACGACCTTGAATGTGGAGAATGTGACGCAACTAGCAGATCAGGGGAAGATTGTTGTTCAGCTAAGCACAGACACGGTGAAAGTCCAAATTCCAACAGCATTATTAAATGTACTCCTTGAAAAAAATGCATCGATTGAACTTGTGGCGGACGAGGTTAAGCTCGTAGTTCCGGTACCCGTTTTTGCAAAAGATGCAGATGGAAGCATCGTGATTAATAAGCTTGCGGATGATGAAAAGTCCTACAGTAATGTGTATGATTTTTCCCTTGTTCAATTTGACAAAAAAATGGAGAGCTTCAAAGAAAACCCTGTGACGATGTCTTTCAAGCTAACGAAGGCTCAAGATGATGAGCGTTTAGCGATTTTCTATCAAGACGAAGAAGCGGAGCAATGGATGAAATTAGGTGGAGAGCAACAAGGCGCTTATTTTACAGGCAAAACGGAGCATTTTAGTGCGTTTGCTGTATATGCTGAGGACGAATGGACAGAAGAGAACGATCAGGAAGAGGAAAATCCAACAACACCTCCTTCAAGTGAAGAGACTGAGGAAGAAAAAGAAGAGAAACCTCCAGCAAGCAATGAGAAAGAGGAAGAGCAAAACGCTGGAAACAAGCAAGAAAATAATAAGACTGGCAATAAATTGCCATTAACAGCGACAACCGTCTTCCAATTTATTTGGATTGGGTTGCTTATGGTTTTACTAGGAACAGGGGTGTTTTTCTATTATCGAAAAAAACAGCTCGTCCACTAA
- a CDS encoding TIGR04104 family putative zinc finger protein has product MGVSTCDTCRQPFSWGKIFTSLCAGYKPIHCSQCSTTHKITMGSRFLTSISIVLPIVILGNLFLHKWSFSILYATFTLLFVGIISSLPLPFLVKYRAK; this is encoded by the coding sequence ATGGGAGTCTCAACCTGCGATACCTGTCGCCAGCCATTTAGTTGGGGGAAAATATTCACCTCACTCTGCGCAGGCTACAAACCCATCCATTGCAGTCAATGCAGTACCACCCATAAAATAACCATGGGCTCTAGGTTTCTCACCTCTATTTCTATCGTTTTGCCAATTGTGATTCTTGGAAACCTCTTCCTACATAAGTGGTCATTTTCCATCTTATACGCTACATTTACTCTTTTATTCGTCGGAATAATCTCCTCACTGCCACTTCCTTTTTTAGTAAAATACAGGGCTAAATGA
- a CDS encoding ABC transporter ATP-binding protein: MSRYALEVKDLTKKIGSKTIVNKVSFEVEKGEIFGLLGPNGAGKTTIIRMIVSLINRTGGSVIVNGQNLDDSFKATMSEIGAIVENPEFYKYMSGYKNIKHYANMATKKITEERIQEMIQLVGLEDAIKNKVKTYSLGMRQRLGVAQALLHEPSLLILDEPTNGLDPQGIREFREYLRVLANNGISVLVSSHLLSEMQLMCDRFAIIEKGELIHISNMNESVETNEEAPREFVFEVSDGKEAMALLEKHNFGENVLKNEENIITLTIVREAAAEINKLFVENSINVYGIHTVKATLEDRFLELTNKEKKEQMV; this comes from the coding sequence ATGTCTCGTTATGCGTTAGAAGTGAAAGATTTGACGAAGAAGATTGGCAGCAAGACGATTGTCAATAAGGTAAGCTTTGAGGTGGAAAAGGGGGAGATCTTTGGCCTTCTTGGTCCCAATGGTGCCGGGAAAACAACGATTATTCGAATGATTGTAAGCTTGATTAATCGTACAGGTGGAAGTGTCATCGTCAATGGGCAAAATCTTGACGATTCCTTTAAAGCAACGATGAGTGAAATTGGGGCTATTGTAGAAAATCCAGAGTTCTATAAATATATGTCTGGATATAAAAACATCAAGCATTACGCCAATATGGCCACGAAAAAAATAACAGAAGAACGAATTCAAGAAATGATCCAACTGGTTGGTCTTGAGGATGCAATAAAAAACAAAGTTAAAACCTATTCCTTAGGGATGCGTCAACGATTAGGTGTTGCTCAGGCACTGTTGCATGAACCGTCATTATTAATCTTGGATGAGCCGACCAACGGGTTAGATCCACAAGGAATTCGCGAGTTCAGAGAATATTTACGCGTGCTTGCTAACAATGGAATTTCGGTCTTAGTGTCCTCGCATCTACTGTCTGAGATGCAGCTAATGTGCGATCGATTTGCGATTATTGAAAAGGGCGAGCTCATTCATATCTCCAACATGAATGAATCGGTTGAAACAAATGAAGAAGCGCCAAGAGAGTTTGTTTTTGAGGTAAGTGATGGAAAAGAAGCGATGGCACTACTTGAAAAGCATAACTTTGGGGAAAACGTGTTGAAAAACGAAGAAAACATCATCACGTTGACTATTGTAAGAGAAGCCGCAGCGGAGATTAATAAGCTTTTCGTCGAGAATAGCATTAACGTTTATGGTATTCACACGGTAAAAGCCACGCTTGAGGATCGTTTCTTAGAATTAACAAACAAGGAGAAAAAGGAGCAAATGGTATGA
- a CDS encoding VOC family protein: MGRLVHFEVHVDDMDRAKQFYGEVFGWKFEDWSEFAGTPYFGAVTGDESQPGVNGALMQRRGPRPESGQPMNGYSCTMQVEDYDATEKRILELGGVVALPKHALPGMAWQGYYLDTEGNVIGVHQPDENAK; this comes from the coding sequence ATGGGTAGATTAGTACATTTTGAGGTTCATGTAGATGATATGGACCGCGCAAAGCAGTTTTATGGTGAGGTTTTTGGTTGGAAGTTTGAGGACTGGAGTGAGTTTGCTGGAACGCCGTATTTTGGCGCGGTGACTGGGGATGAGTCGCAGCCAGGTGTAAATGGGGCGTTAATGCAGCGAAGAGGACCTCGTCCAGAAAGTGGCCAACCAATGAATGGGTACTCCTGCACGATGCAAGTAGAGGATTATGATGCAACTGAAAAGCGTATTCTTGAGCTTGGTGGAGTGGTAGCACTCCCGAAACACGCACTGCCTGGAATGGCGTGGCAGGGGTATTATCTAGATACCGAAGGCAATGTAATCGGTGTACATCAACCAGATGAGAATGCAAAATAA
- a CDS encoding ABC transporter permease: protein MIGLIRNELMKIFSRISSWVYIAVLVVGVLAGAIIYQNVYDEPNENFLAETEAEIAQLKGQLEGAEEDEKEYIQIQIDEQQKYVDAGINPTVKTNWHYLNEVVYGLTSLVTLFTVIVCSANVSAEFSDGTIKQLLIRPHRRWSILLSKYISVLLYSFFMLFVLLGAGYLFGMLFIGAGDFDMKSFVFTFEGQKEVAIGSQFFKGILLFLPSLFMIMTISFALSTLFKSQALAVGIGIAVLFGSTVLGSVIVFLAEKFTWVKFLIFPHLDLSIYTIQDTILQDVTISTSLTILLVYYIIFMVLSFLFFQKRDVSI, encoded by the coding sequence ATGATTGGATTAATCAGAAATGAATTAATGAAGATATTTTCAAGGATTTCCAGTTGGGTCTACATAGCGGTCCTTGTGGTGGGTGTATTGGCAGGCGCGATCATCTATCAAAATGTGTATGATGAGCCAAATGAAAATTTTCTAGCTGAAACAGAAGCCGAGATTGCACAGCTGAAAGGGCAATTGGAGGGAGCTGAAGAGGATGAAAAGGAATATATTCAAATCCAAATTGATGAACAACAAAAATATGTGGATGCGGGTATTAATCCAACGGTAAAAACGAACTGGCACTATTTGAATGAAGTGGTGTATGGGTTAACATCGCTTGTCACTTTATTTACGGTAATTGTTTGTAGTGCGAACGTGTCTGCTGAATTTTCAGATGGTACCATCAAGCAGTTGTTGATTCGTCCTCATAGACGTTGGAGTATTTTATTATCAAAATATATTTCCGTTCTCTTGTATTCGTTTTTCATGCTATTTGTCCTCTTAGGCGCAGGATACTTATTCGGAATGCTCTTTATTGGAGCTGGGGATTTTGACATGAAATCCTTTGTCTTTACATTTGAAGGACAAAAGGAAGTAGCCATTGGAAGTCAGTTTTTCAAAGGGATTCTCTTGTTTTTGCCGAGCTTGTTTATGATTATGACGATTTCGTTTGCGCTCTCCACTCTTTTTAAAAGTCAAGCGCTTGCAGTCGGAATTGGTATTGCGGTGCTATTTGGATCCACTGTGCTTGGAAGCGTAATCGTATTCTTGGCAGAAAAATTCACGTGGGTAAAGTTCCTTATCTTCCCACACTTAGACCTGTCCATTTACACCATACAAGACACGATTCTGCAAGATGTCACAATTTCCACGTCTCTAACCATCTTGCTCGTTTACTACATCATCTTTATGGTCCTGTCGTTTCTGTTCTTCCAGAAGCGGGATGTTAGTATATAA
- a CDS encoding metalloprotease family protein — MENLIVFLKEFLIVYLMVFCVMVVHEAIHLFFIKLFKKKIKSIKINLLGGKISYVNDKKHFDILIISIAPNIILPLIGILLYQLDFGIYGTILAFICFLNLVNLLPFTADGSAVIYAVIKMLQKKGIWIDHLKVKEKQDRRI, encoded by the coding sequence ATGGAAAATTTGATTGTTTTTTTAAAAGAGTTTTTGATTGTATATTTGATGGTATTTTGTGTAATGGTTGTGCACGAAGCGATTCATCTCTTTTTTATAAAATTATTTAAGAAAAAGATAAAATCGATCAAAATAAATCTGTTAGGTGGAAAAATATCCTATGTAAATGACAAGAAGCATTTTGATATATTAATCATATCCATTGCACCAAATATCATTCTTCCATTAATCGGCATTCTCTTATATCAACTTGATTTTGGTATTTACGGGACCATATTGGCATTTATCTGTTTCCTCAATCTCGTTAATCTTCTCCCATTTACTGCAGACGGTTCCGCAGTCATATACGCTGTGATAAAAATGCTCCAAAAGAAGGGGATCTGGATTGATCATTTGAAGGTGAAAGAAAAGCAGGACCGAAGAATATAG
- the yiaA gene encoding inner membrane protein YiaA, with amino-acid sequence MPDSNESLVVNADEKKIKLKEERKEGEPTAAYKGASWAAFTVGVSAYLIGLFNAQMELNEKGYYFAVLVFGLYAAVSLQKAVRDKEEGIAVTALYYGISWLALIIAISLMAIGLYNAGSIILSEKGFYAMAFVLSIFSAITIQKNIRDTQNAREK; translated from the coding sequence ATGCCTGATAGCAATGAAAGTCTAGTAGTAAATGCAGACGAGAAAAAGATAAAGCTAAAGGAAGAAAGAAAAGAAGGAGAGCCTACTGCGGCCTATAAAGGAGCTAGCTGGGCGGCATTTACAGTCGGGGTATCCGCGTATCTCATTGGACTGTTCAATGCACAAATGGAGCTGAATGAAAAAGGCTATTATTTTGCTGTATTAGTATTCGGTCTGTATGCAGCTGTGTCTCTGCAAAAAGCAGTACGTGACAAAGAGGAAGGCATCGCAGTAACTGCACTCTACTATGGAATCAGCTGGTTAGCACTCATCATCGCTATCTCGCTCATGGCAATTGGTCTATACAATGCCGGCAGTATCATCCTAAGCGAAAAAGGCTTCTACGCGATGGCGTTCGTACTAAGCATCTTTTCCGCCATCACCATCCAAAAGAACATCCGCGACACACAAAACGCTAGAGAAAAATAA
- a CDS encoding 3'-5' exonuclease: MKNFVAFDFETANISRTSVCSIGMVFVENNKVKETVYELINPEGYFDPRNTAIHGITEEDVVNAPTFDVFYEGVKDKLDNQLMVAHFLPFDGYVLRDSLTRYGLTPVSKQLMCSCQLSKKLLPDLPSHSLKTMSRYFGIQLDQHHHALDDARACAEIFIQLTELGRIEDAKTLASVTGIRVGELTANSFRTSRVGKKSGVKRNMEVKRARM; the protein is encoded by the coding sequence ATGAAGAATTTCGTTGCGTTTGATTTTGAGACCGCGAATATTAGTCGTACGAGTGTTTGTTCGATTGGGATGGTGTTTGTGGAGAATAATAAGGTAAAAGAGACGGTGTATGAGCTGATTAATCCGGAGGGGTATTTTGATCCACGTAATACAGCGATTCATGGTATTACGGAGGAGGATGTGGTGAATGCGCCGACGTTTGATGTGTTTTATGAGGGTGTGAAGGACAAGCTTGACAATCAATTGATGGTGGCTCATTTTCTTCCGTTTGACGGGTATGTATTGCGTGATAGTCTTACGCGATATGGCTTAACGCCGGTGTCTAAGCAGTTGATGTGTTCATGTCAGCTGTCGAAAAAGCTGCTTCCAGATTTGCCGTCGCATTCATTGAAGACGATGAGCCGTTATTTTGGAATTCAGCTTGATCAGCATCACCATGCACTGGATGATGCTAGAGCATGTGCGGAAATTTTTATTCAATTAACCGAGCTTGGTAGGATTGAGGATGCAAAGACGTTGGCCTCTGTGACTGGTATTCGTGTGGGAGAGCTGACAGCAAACAGCTTCCGAACCTCTAGAGTTGGGAAAAAGAGCGGCGTGAAGAGAAATATGGAAGTGAAACGAGCAAGGATGTAG
- a CDS encoding DUF4430 domain-containing protein, with product MKRNNKIFIAIAAVFVLTLGLLAFQHVFTGANEQPLPATTTQGQEKDSSDDGTNSEKTSSPTTEQDSAKNIGSTKDTTDASSTTESDTETAEKEEDAKEEEVAEKGQEEQKSQSSNVANTDTQQTNKKSELASAKSNKTVTEKKQQTESTPPKKKEENSSEKPPEKKEEEQKTEVSTVTYSIVADEAMGTILPPTSVEMKDGDTVLDVLIKVTKSHRIQMSFRGGTGATAYIEGINNLYEFDRGSGSGWMYRVNGIFPNRGAGVVPLLDGDRIEWLYTIDLGKDLGAELQPFRD from the coding sequence ATGAAGCGAAATAACAAAATATTCATTGCGATTGCGGCTGTATTTGTTCTTACCTTAGGGTTATTAGCTTTTCAACATGTATTCACCGGTGCAAATGAACAACCTTTACCAGCAACAACAACTCAAGGACAGGAAAAAGATAGTTCTGATGATGGTACGAATTCAGAGAAAACATCTTCTCCTACAACCGAACAAGACTCAGCCAAGAATATTGGAAGCACCAAAGACACCACTGACGCTTCTTCCACAACAGAATCTGATACAGAGACAGCAGAAAAAGAAGAAGATGCTAAAGAAGAAGAAGTCGCTGAAAAAGGACAAGAAGAACAAAAATCACAGTCATCCAATGTCGCAAATACTGATACACAACAGACAAACAAGAAGTCTGAACTAGCTTCAGCAAAAAGCAATAAAACAGTCACGGAGAAGAAACAGCAAACCGAATCCACACCTCCAAAGAAAAAGGAAGAAAATTCGAGCGAAAAGCCTCCAGAAAAAAAGGAAGAGGAGCAAAAGACAGAGGTTTCTACTGTAACTTATTCCATTGTCGCGGATGAAGCAATGGGTACGATTTTACCTCCTACCTCCGTAGAAATGAAGGATGGCGATACGGTTCTTGATGTTTTAATCAAGGTAACAAAGAGTCATCGAATTCAAATGTCTTTCCGAGGAGGTACCGGAGCAACGGCGTATATCGAGGGAATCAATAATCTATACGAATTTGACCGTGGCTCAGGGAGTGGGTGGATGTACCGCGTGAACGGTATTTTCCCAAATAGAGGAGCCGGTGTGGTTCCCCTGTTAGACGGAGACCGAATTGAATGGCTCTATACCATTGATTTAGGAAAAGATTTAGGTGCTGAGCTTCAGCCTTTTCGAGATTAA
- a CDS encoding NIF family HAD-type phosphatase, translated as MIESVIFDMDGTLFQTEKILEVSLDDTFDLLRSQNLWQGTTPIQEYRRIMGVPLPKVWETLLPHHSIEIRKQTDTIFLEKLLQNIHNGKGALYPNVREILTYLKENNYSIFIASNGLIDYLQAIVSYYELEQWVTETFSIQQISTLNKGDLVKEILQKHQIQQAVVVGDRLSDIQAAKDNGLTAIGCHFDFAQPEELAQADIVINDLTELKNILPTYKEKREHEIFTK; from the coding sequence ATGATAGAATCAGTAATTTTTGATATGGACGGGACGTTGTTTCAGACAGAAAAAATATTAGAAGTTTCCCTTGATGATACGTTTGACCTTTTACGTTCTCAAAATCTATGGCAAGGTACAACCCCTATTCAAGAATACCGAAGAATAATGGGAGTTCCGTTACCCAAAGTGTGGGAAACCCTGCTTCCACACCATTCTATTGAAATAAGAAAACAAACAGATACTATTTTTCTAGAAAAGCTATTGCAAAACATCCATAACGGAAAAGGTGCGCTTTACCCCAATGTAAGGGAAATTCTAACCTACTTAAAAGAAAACAACTACTCCATCTTCATTGCGAGTAATGGTCTAATAGACTACCTGCAGGCAATTGTCAGCTACTACGAGCTAGAGCAATGGGTGACAGAAACCTTTAGCATTCAACAAATCAGCACGCTCAACAAAGGAGACCTCGTGAAAGAAATCCTGCAAAAACACCAGATTCAACAAGCAGTCGTGGTTGGTGATCGCCTCTCTGACATTCAAGCAGCAAAGGATAATGGACTAACCGCCATTGGCTGTCACTTTGATTTTGCACAGCCAGAGGAACTCGCGCAAGCTGATATCGTCATCAACGACCTAACGGAATTAAAAAACATCCTACCAACCTACAAGGAGAAACGTGAACATGAAATCTTCACGAAATAA
- a CDS encoding autorepressor SdpR family transcription factor — MNGLFKALSDENRRKMLDLLKNGDLTAGDIAEHFDMSKAGVSQHLSVLKNADLVFAIKRGQYVYYSLNATVFQEVLQWIIQFQSKGEKET, encoded by the coding sequence ATTAATGGATTGTTTAAGGCACTTTCTGATGAAAATCGGAGAAAGATGTTGGATCTTTTAAAGAATGGAGATTTGACAGCGGGAGACATTGCGGAACATTTTGACATGAGCAAAGCCGGCGTATCCCAGCATTTATCTGTGTTGAAAAATGCAGATTTGGTCTTTGCTATCAAAAGGGGACAATACGTGTATTATTCGTTAAATGCAACAGTCTTTCAAGAAGTATTACAATGGATCATTCAATTTCAATCAAAGGGGGAAAAAGAAACATGA
- a CDS encoding ATP-binding cassette domain-containing protein, with amino-acid sequence MFGTEGIDIIVGVNGSGKTTMLNCICDITPFQDGNIKIHSIDHKEKEAKLKMYYIPSDFYLPEYLSGKEYVDFVFNRYKEADDKFFQFVIELYHLKEALHKKISDYSYGMKKKLQIAVSLSLNVQYIFADEVFNGLDYESYLLTEYLFHKLSGNRKFILITHNMDYITRNPQADVYLLSFGKMELMKDISKIEEIVINNGELKNHYDKIDRFLNDNQNPTK; translated from the coding sequence ATGTTTGGTACAGAAGGGATCGATATTATAGTCGGTGTTAACGGATCTGGTAAGACTACTATGTTGAACTGTATATGTGATATAACACCTTTCCAGGATGGAAACATTAAGATTCATTCTATAGACCACAAAGAGAAGGAAGCAAAGTTAAAGATGTATTATATTCCTTCAGATTTCTATCTACCTGAGTATTTATCGGGCAAGGAGTATGTGGATTTTGTATTTAACCGATATAAAGAAGCTGATGATAAATTTTTCCAGTTTGTCATTGAACTATATCATTTGAAGGAAGCTTTGCATAAAAAGATAAGTGACTATTCATACGGTATGAAAAAGAAGTTGCAGATTGCCGTGTCTTTATCCTTAAACGTGCAATACATTTTCGCTGATGAAGTTTTCAATGGATTGGATTATGAGAGTTACCTGTTAACAGAGTATCTCTTTCATAAGCTTTCTGGAAATCGTAAGTTCATTTTAATTACTCACAATATGGATTATATAACACGTAATCCACAGGCAGATGTGTATTTATTAAGCTTTGGAAAAATGGAATTAATGAAGGATATAAGCAAAATTGAGGAAATAGTAATTAATAATGGAGAATTAAAAAATCACTATGACAAAATTGACCGATTCCTTAACGATAACCAAAATCCTACTAAATGA
- a CDS encoding energy-coupling factor transporter transmembrane component T, protein MNAVIHSTHPFINLLYYICVGILFMLFLHPIFLLTSIILLSFLTILQGNQAVWRKFMPYYLVMGLIVVLMNPIFVRRGSHILFYFRNNPVTLEAIVYGVVMALLLVNILILFLSFTHVLHGRKFIFLFSKIWPQLGLLLMVTIRFVPLLTRRWREIYAIQKSRQFSMTKGSLKQRAKTGMYFMQKLLTWSLEEALQSAESMKARGYGKTTRSLYQIYRMRKSDWGLAAIFVLVTIIGMVGAKKNYGILPIYPELGSFMFTRGDLFYYLVFTSLVSIPFMMEGAERLKWRLLK, encoded by the coding sequence TTGAATGCGGTTATCCATTCTACTCACCCGTTTATCAATTTGCTTTATTATATTTGCGTCGGAATTTTATTCATGCTTTTTTTACACCCAATCTTTCTACTCACGTCCATTATCTTGCTTTCATTCCTTACTATCCTGCAAGGAAATCAAGCTGTGTGGCGAAAATTCATGCCATATTATCTCGTGATGGGTCTTATCGTTGTTTTAATGAATCCCATTTTTGTTCGAAGAGGTTCACATATCTTATTTTATTTTCGAAACAATCCTGTCACACTTGAGGCCATTGTGTACGGGGTGGTAATGGCTCTGTTATTAGTAAATATCTTGATTTTGTTTCTTTCGTTTACTCATGTCTTACATGGAAGGAAGTTCATTTTTCTATTTAGTAAAATCTGGCCACAGCTTGGTTTACTGCTGATGGTTACGATTCGTTTTGTTCCATTGCTAACTCGCAGGTGGCGTGAAATCTATGCTATTCAAAAAAGTCGCCAGTTCTCTATGACGAAGGGATCCTTAAAGCAGCGTGCCAAAACCGGCATGTATTTTATGCAAAAGCTTCTAACCTGGTCACTAGAAGAGGCATTGCAGTCGGCTGAATCGATGAAAGCAAGAGGATATGGAAAAACAACAAGGTCCCTGTATCAAATCTACCGCATGAGGAAGAGCGATTGGGGACTTGCTGCGATATTCGTTCTAGTGACGATCATCGGAATGGTTGGTGCGAAGAAAAATTACGGAATTCTACCTATCTATCCTGAATTAGGCTCGTTTATGTTCACAAGAGGCGACCTGTTTTACTATCTAGTTTTTACAAGTTTGGTTAGCATCCCATTTATGATGGAAGGAGCGGAACGATTAAAATGGCGCTTATTGAAATGA